The following coding sequences lie in one Rissa tridactyla isolate bRisTri1 chromosome Z, bRisTri1.patW.cur.20221130, whole genome shotgun sequence genomic window:
- the PTGR1 gene encoding prostaglandin reductase 1 isoform X1, with the protein MALPSRRCVTEGIQPPSESGAERYWLALSAEDVVFYLPALSDLWLCCLLCRMVTAKVWVLKKHFEGFPKTSDFDLKKIELPNLKDGELLLESVFLSVDPYMRPYSRRDMKEGDIMIGTQVARIVESKNPAFTVGDFVVARSGWRTHFISDGKDLQLLPSSWPESLPRSLALGTVGMPGLTAYFGLLEVCKMKPGETVLVNAAAGAVGSVVGQLAKIGGCKVVGCAGSEDKVAYLKEIGFDEAFNYKTVTSLDEALRKASPDGYDCFFDNVGGEFASIAINHMKKYGRIAVCGAISQYNDSVPQKGAYIQIPMIFKELRMEGFIVSRWNNRRDEGLKALLKWVVEGKVKCREEVTEGFENMPMAFIGMLKGENLGKAIVKV; encoded by the exons ATGGCTTTGCCTTCTAGGAGGTGTGTGACTGAGGGAATCCAGCCACCGAGTGAGTCGGGTGCAGAGCGTTATTGGCTGGCCTTGTCAGCAGAGGACGTGGTTTTCTACCTGCCTGCTCTAA GCGATCTTTGGCTGTGCTGTTTGCTGTGCAGGATGGTAACTGCCAAGGTGTGGGTTCTGAAGAAGCATTTTGAGGGTTTCCCCAAAACCAGTGACTTCGACCTGAAAAAGATAGAGCTGCCAAACCTAAAGGATGGAG AGTTGCTGCTTGAATCAGTGTTTCTCAGTGTTGATCCTTACATGAG ACCTTACAGTCGACGGGACATGAAGGAAGGGGACATAATGATAGGCACACAGGTTGCCAG GATTGTGGAAAGCAAGAATCCTGCCTTTACAGTGGGGGACTTTGTCGTGGCTAGAAGTGGCTGGAGAACTCATTTCATCTCTGATGGGAAAGACCTACAACTCCTTCCTTCTAGTTGGCCAGAATCACTCCCCAGATCTCTGGCTCTTGGGACAGTTGGCATGCCAGG CCTCACTGCGTATTTTGGTCTGCTGGAGGTCTGCAAGATGAAGCCAGGCGAGACAGTGCTGGTTAATGCTGCAGCTGGTGCTGTGGGCTCTGTGGTGGGGCAGCTTGCTAAAATTGGG GGTTGCAAAGTGGTTGGCTGTGCTGGCTCAGAAGACAAGGTTGCCTATCTGAAAGAAATAGGCTTTGATGAAGCCTTTAATTACAAGACTGTTACATCTTTGGATGAAGCACTGCGTAAAGCCTCTCCTGATGGCTATGACTGTTTCTTTGACAAT GTGGGTGGAGAATTTGCCAGTATTGCTATCAATCATATGAAGAAATACGGAAGGATTGCAGTCTGCGGAGCCATCTCTCAGTACAATGACTCCGTGCCTCAGAAAG GGGCTTACATTCAGATTCCAATGATCTTCAAAGAGCTTCGAATGGAAGGATTTATTGTGTCCCGCTGGAATAACCGCCGGGACGAAGGTCTGAAGGCCCTGCTAAAATGGGTGGTGGAG GGAAAAGTGAAATGCCGTGAAGAAGTCACTGAAGGATTTGAAAACATGCCAATGGCTTTCATAGGAATGTTAAAGGGAGAAAACCTTGGGAAAGCCATTGTAAAAGTCTGA
- the PTGR1 gene encoding prostaglandin reductase 1 isoform X2, with the protein MVTAKVWVLKKHFEGFPKTSDFDLKKIELPNLKDGELLLESVFLSVDPYMRPYSRRDMKEGDIMIGTQVARIVESKNPAFTVGDFVVARSGWRTHFISDGKDLQLLPSSWPESLPRSLALGTVGMPGLTAYFGLLEVCKMKPGETVLVNAAAGAVGSVVGQLAKIGGCKVVGCAGSEDKVAYLKEIGFDEAFNYKTVTSLDEALRKASPDGYDCFFDNVGGEFASIAINHMKKYGRIAVCGAISQYNDSVPQKGAYIQIPMIFKELRMEGFIVSRWNNRRDEGLKALLKWVVEGKVKCREEVTEGFENMPMAFIGMLKGENLGKAIVKV; encoded by the exons ATGGTAACTGCCAAGGTGTGGGTTCTGAAGAAGCATTTTGAGGGTTTCCCCAAAACCAGTGACTTCGACCTGAAAAAGATAGAGCTGCCAAACCTAAAGGATGGAG AGTTGCTGCTTGAATCAGTGTTTCTCAGTGTTGATCCTTACATGAG ACCTTACAGTCGACGGGACATGAAGGAAGGGGACATAATGATAGGCACACAGGTTGCCAG GATTGTGGAAAGCAAGAATCCTGCCTTTACAGTGGGGGACTTTGTCGTGGCTAGAAGTGGCTGGAGAACTCATTTCATCTCTGATGGGAAAGACCTACAACTCCTTCCTTCTAGTTGGCCAGAATCACTCCCCAGATCTCTGGCTCTTGGGACAGTTGGCATGCCAGG CCTCACTGCGTATTTTGGTCTGCTGGAGGTCTGCAAGATGAAGCCAGGCGAGACAGTGCTGGTTAATGCTGCAGCTGGTGCTGTGGGCTCTGTGGTGGGGCAGCTTGCTAAAATTGGG GGTTGCAAAGTGGTTGGCTGTGCTGGCTCAGAAGACAAGGTTGCCTATCTGAAAGAAATAGGCTTTGATGAAGCCTTTAATTACAAGACTGTTACATCTTTGGATGAAGCACTGCGTAAAGCCTCTCCTGATGGCTATGACTGTTTCTTTGACAAT GTGGGTGGAGAATTTGCCAGTATTGCTATCAATCATATGAAGAAATACGGAAGGATTGCAGTCTGCGGAGCCATCTCTCAGTACAATGACTCCGTGCCTCAGAAAG GGGCTTACATTCAGATTCCAATGATCTTCAAAGAGCTTCGAATGGAAGGATTTATTGTGTCCCGCTGGAATAACCGCCGGGACGAAGGTCTGAAGGCCCTGCTAAAATGGGTGGTGGAG GGAAAAGTGAAATGCCGTGAAGAAGTCACTGAAGGATTTGAAAACATGCCAATGGCTTTCATAGGAATGTTAAAGGGAGAAAACCTTGGGAAAGCCATTGTAAAAGTCTGA